A stretch of the Aphis gossypii isolate Hap1 chromosome 2, ASM2018417v2, whole genome shotgun sequence genome encodes the following:
- the LOC114126931 gene encoding protein Tob1-like isoform X2, with the protein MHIEVSVALNFVISYLYNKLPRRRVNIFGEELEKCLTEKFAGHWYPEKPYRGSAYRCIKTGSPIDPVFEKASRESGVAIQDILENLPQDLAVWVDPGEVSYRIGEKGAVKILYNENSGGLQFDTHDDRTADREVVKTFNPEAQCFRPIDSVASSLSSLSISPPDKCSVGSPTLGSGSNNSSPTHHNHLHHHHQHHSHHQQQQTQLQQPQHNPLLFGKSCGGGGGSSSSSSSSSSSSSSSSSTASNGNSQQSSQQQQQQQQQQQPRSPNGSGSTVAVAAGGAYVPCRQPSVPLTFTTASFAQTKFGSTKLKSNNKRANRMSPTEFANYIKQRAAMQQQQIVVGSGGLQQQQQRPVSPVQQHHRGQNGDAASNYFFQHQQYNNNHQGGGSAGYQRPRQSNGYHRNSGNMVTADYAPPQLQFANGGSSGWQNFGGDFGPQHFGGSPMGPLSPANYGTGQQMQSAATPMHQQHQQQQQQQQQKMQDNYNAMGLGSSTSASYRSSPFQHLLVAN; encoded by the exons ATGCATATCGAGGTTAGCGTAGCGTTGAACTTTGTGATCTCGTACCTGTACAACAAATTGCCTAGACGGCGAGTAAACATATTTGGCGAAGAGCTGGAAAAATGCCTAACGGAAAAATTCGCTGGACACTGGTACCCTGAGAAACCGTACCGCGGCTCGGCGTACCGGTGCATCAAAACGGGATCACCGATCGACCCGGTGTTCGAGAAGGCGTCCCGTGAAAGCGGCGTGGCCATTCAAGACATCCTGGAGAACCTGCCGCAAGATCTGGCAGTGTGGGTGGACCCCGGCGAAGTCAGTTACCGCATCGGTGAGAAGGGAGCCGTGAAGATCTTGTACAACGAGAACAGCGGTGGCCTACAATTCGATACCCACGACGACCGGACTGCCGATAGAGAG GTCGTCAAAACGTTCAACCCCGAAGCACAATGTTTCCGGCCCATCGATTCGGTAGCGTCCAGCTTAAGTTCTCTGAGCATTTCTCCACCGGACAAGTGCTCGGTTGGTTCACCAACGCTTGGTAGTGGTTCCAACAACTCGTCGCCGACTCATCATAACCACCttcaccaccaccaccaacaCCATTCTCACCACCAGCAACAACAAACACAGTTACAACAGCCACAGCACAATCCACTGTTGTTTGGCAAATCGTGTGGCGGTGGTGgcggcagcagcagcagcagcagtagtagcagcagcagcagtagcagcagcagcagcactGCAAGCAATGGCAACAGTCAGCAATCGTcgcagcaacagcagcaacagcagcagcagcagcagccaCGAAGCCCAAACGGTAGTGGATCGACAGTTGCGGTCGCTGCTGGTGGTGCTTACGTGCCGTGCCGACAGCCGTCTGTGCCGTTGACGTTCACTACTGCCTCGTTTGCACAGACCAAGTTCGGCAGCACCAAACTCAAGTCCAACAACAAGCGAGCTAACAG GATGTCACCGACCGAGTTTGCCAACTACATTAAGCAACGGGCGGCTATGCAGCAACAACAAATTGTGGTCGGTAGCGGTGGTCTGCAGCAACAACAGCAACGTCCGGTGTCACCGGTACAGCAACACCACCGTGGCCAAAACGGCGACGCGGCTTCCAACTACTTTTTCCAGCATCAACAGTACAATAATAACCACCAAGGCGGCGGCAGTGCCGGTTACCAAAGACCGCGGCAGTCCAACGGTTATCACCGGAACAGTGGCAACATGGTCACCGCGGATTACGCGCCACCACAGTTGCAGTTTGCCAACGGCGGCTCAAGCGGTTGGCAGAACTTCGGTGGCGATTTCGGACCACAGCACTTCGGTGGCTCACCTATGGGCCCGTTGTCACCGGCCAATTATGGAACGGGACAACAAATGCAGTCCGCCGCGACTCCGATGCATCAGCAACAtcaacaacagcaacagcagcaacagcaaAAGATGCAGGATAACTACAACGCCATGGGATTGGGATCGTCAACGTCGGCATCGTACAGGTCCAGTCCTTTCCAACATTTGTTGGTGGCCAACTGA
- the LOC114126946 gene encoding zinc finger protein 845-like — translation MSNMQMHLHSENFDLCRICLLEPETNRHIKFIHIFTPNNGGLKLNQQMIDLLGIKVEKDDIKPKIICENCHKSLMSWIEMKKKAAESQIVINYIATKKFGVTIPGTSNASYSSPTSRNKEESIKESTSFIHSRSISKQSNNSRTNLNGCSSISSINSYKKQGNSSRSFFTNHSKLASADSESDDETSCLEVRAPIEIIELSSDSECDDSYIINDLKNENEVENEKLHYCSICQRKNILNHDCSKYNKSLLTCLVPNCNILSRSLKDFTPHYRQHFGLSSSAIMCPRCYQEMKQSDSSHVCCHTFNLFKCYTCSVVFNNMKEFAYHKLKTHNGRLMNSYGNYLCFYCEVSSADLTNIIEHTKHCLENQQKNATEHSKKLKDPTKSVTQLLPVKKSNMKNTLERKKGNEKKIPRSSTHILFTCLKPTCNLIFQNFTVFKFHLREHFEFGNKLMCWQCCAPFSDLNALRCHQVKGDCRTPEMFKCYECSEQFKDLERLSIHKYTIHNGNLIASKKNKTIKCIYCSEDIDIHNLKSHLVTCQYNLGNPVNTDVKIKPKSAYAKKHKGPFKCVICCKVCLTAAALTSHVKIHNPSPLQKTVKKRMSNTSLRAENCPEVSNSSNNQETDVEINKNSTSQHDTIVSINNDMANIGENNELDVEMNTLSGNSSNEAMESVNYGMFPIVNTVFKCNNCSRKFKSNSTLARHRRFCCNSIPSTSKSKPHNYYCTKCKKYYTRLTFSQHWRIHHGKRLQYHKFRRYSCKKCPFKFMYKIALAMHTEHVHGDLDNTIAVISSNITPTNCVVMLPVISETTSLANNIPETTMESNVSIKQEANENTLSNHWEVTNNKFKENIIENNTNEGNNEVNDLKNNEVVELKNNEVVELKNNEVVELKNNEVNNLKNNEVSALKNNEEQSTSNNNDDGDDETDVYTTQNINQIIDTLNFSETIENLLFDEDTVAVNNICSMDDSECDNNYIDKTNSKIDNNETRISSVKEEANQNCGESVSINETQNVNHVNDNKTNNSVQEFLTSSE, via the exons ATGAGCAATATGCAGATGCATTTGCATAGCGAGAATTTCGATCTTTGCAGGATTTGCCTGCTGGAACCAGAAACGAATAGACACATCAAGttcatacacatttttactCCTAACAATGGAGGTTTAAAACTGAATCAACAGATGATAGATCTTTTAGGAATaaaa gtTGAAAAGGATGAtattaaaccaaaaattatatgtgAGAATTGTCATAAATCACTAATGAGTTGGATTGAAATGAAGAAAAAAGCGGCCGAATctcaaattgttataaattatatagctacAAAAAAA TTTGGTGTTACTATTCCTGGAACATCTAATGCATCTTATTCATCACCAACTTCAAGGAATAAAGAAGAATCTATCAAGGAATCAACTTCATTCATACATTCTCGATCAATATCAAAACAATCAAATAACAGcagaacaaatttaaatggttGTAGTAGTATTAGTAGTATTAACAGTTATAAGAAACAAGGTAATTCAAGTCGATCATTTTTTACGAATCATTCAAAATTAGCATCTGCTGATAGTGAATCAGATGATGAGACATCTTGTTTAGAAGTAAGAGCCccaattgaaataattgaattatcatCGGACAGTGAATGCGACGacagctatattataaatgatttaaaaaatgaaaatgaagttgaaaatgaaaaattacacTACTGTTCTATTTGTCAAAGGAAGAATATTTTGAACCATGATTGTTCGAAATACAATAAATCTCTCTTAACTTGCTTGGTACCTAAttgtaacattttatcaaGATCATTAAAAGATTTTACACCACATTATCGACAACATTTTGGTTTATCTTCTTCGGCAATTATGTGTCCTCGTTGTTATCAAGAAATGAAACAATCTGATAGTAGTCATGTATGCTGCCAtactttcaatttatttaaatgttatacatgtAGTGTGGTATTTAACAATATGAAAGAATTTGCctatcacaaattaaaaacacataatgGCCGATTAATGAACTCTTatggtaattatttatgtttttattgtgaaGTATCATCTGCGGATCTAACAAACATTATTGAACATACTAAGCATTGTCTtgaaaatcaacaaaaaaatgcaACTGAACAcagtaaaaaactaaaagatcCTACAAAAAGTGTTACTCAATTATTACctgttaaaaaaagtaatatgaaGAATACATTGGAACGTAAAAAAGGAAATGAGAAAAAGATTCCCCGTTCATCAACACATATACTTTTTACTTGTTTGAAACCGACTTGTAATCTTATCTTCCAAAATTTTaccgtttttaaatttcatcttCGTGAGCACTTTGAATTTGGGAATAAATTGATGTGTTGGCAATGTTGTGCACCATTTTCTGATCTAAATGCTCTTAGATGCCATCAAGTAAAAGGTGATTGTCGTACTCCTGAAATGTTCAAGTGTTATGAATGTTCTGAACAATTTAAAGATCTTGAAAGATtaagtattcataaatataccatacataatggtaatttaatagcaagtaaaaaaaataagactattaaatgtatatactgtaGTGAGGATATTGATATTCATAATTTGAAATCTCATTTGGTTACATGTCAATACAACCTAGGTAATCCAGTTAATAcagatgtaaaaattaaacctaAATCTGCCTATGCTAAAAAACATAAAGGCCcttttaaatgtgtaatttgTTGTAAAGTGTGTCTTACAGCAGCAGCATTAACAAGTCATGTTAAGATTCACAATCCATCTCCACTACAAAAAACTGTGAAAAAAAGAATGAGTAATACATCTTTAAGAGCTGAAAATTGTCCTGAAGTGTCTAACTCAAGTAATAATCAAGAAACTGatgtagaaataaataaaaatagtacttcTCAACATGATACAAttgtatctattaataatgaCATGGCCAACATTGGTGAAAATAATGAGTTGGATGTTGAGATGAATACATTATCTGGTAATTCAAGTAATGAAGCAATGGAATCTGTTAATTATGGCATGTTTCCAATtgtaaatacagtttttaaatgtaataattgctctagaaaatttaaatcaaattcaaCTTTGGCAAGACATAGGcgattttgttgtaattcaataCCAAGTACTTCAAAAAGTAAAcctcacaattattattgtaccaaatgtaaaaagtattatacacGCCTAACTTTTTCTCAACATTGGAGAATACATCATGGAAAAAGACTccaatatcataaatttagaCGGTATTCTTGTAAAAAATGTccctttaaatttatgtacaaaatagcATTAGCGATGCATACTGAACATGTGCATGGTGATCTAGACAACACAATTGCTGTTATATCATCTAATATAACTCCTACTAACTGTGTAGTAATGTTACCAGTTATATCTGAAACTACATCATTGGCTAACAATATTCCTGAAACAACTATGGAAAGCAATGTATCAATTAAACAAGAAGcaaatgaaaatacattatCAAATCATTGGGAAGTgactaataacaaatttaaagaaaatataattgaaaataatacaaatgaagGAAATAATGAAGttaatgatttgaaaaataatgaagtcgttgaattgaaaaataatgaagtcgttgaattgaaaaataatgaagtcgttgaattgaaaaataatgaagtcaataacttgaaaaataatgaagttagtgcattgaaaaataatgaagaaCAGAgtacaagtaataataatgatgatggaGATGATGAAACTGATGTTTAcactacacaaaatataaatcaaattattgacACATTGAATTTTAGTGaaacaatagaaaatttactttttgacGAAGATACAGTggcagttaataatatttgttcaatGGATGATTCAGAATGTGAcaacaattatattgataaaacaaactctaaaatagataataatgaaacaagAATATCCTCTGTAAAAGAAGAAGCGAACCAAAATTGTGGCGAATCGGTCTCAATAAATGAGACCCAAAATGTTAATCATGTAAATGACAACAAAACCAATAACTCAGTACAAGAATTCCTTACTTCAAGTGAATAA
- the LOC114126931 gene encoding protein Tob1-like isoform X1: protein MHIEVSVALNFVISYLYNKLPRRRVNIFGEELEKCLTEKFAGHWYPEKPYRGSAYRCIKTGSPIDPVFEKASRESGVAIQDILENLPQDLAVWVDPGEVSYRIGEKGAVKILYNENSGGLQFDTHDDRTADREVVKTFNPEAQCFRPIDSVASSLSSLSISPPDKCSVGSPTLGSGSNNSSPTHHNHLHHHHQHHSHHQQQQTQLQQPQHNPLLFGKSCGGGGGSSSSSSSSSSSSSSSSSTASNGNSQQSSQQQQQQQQQQQPRSPNGSGSTVAVAAGGAYVPCRQPSVPLTFTTASFAQTKFGSTKLKSNNKRANRFLMTDFIEKMSPTEFANYIKQRAAMQQQQIVVGSGGLQQQQQRPVSPVQQHHRGQNGDAASNYFFQHQQYNNNHQGGGSAGYQRPRQSNGYHRNSGNMVTADYAPPQLQFANGGSSGWQNFGGDFGPQHFGGSPMGPLSPANYGTGQQMQSAATPMHQQHQQQQQQQQQKMQDNYNAMGLGSSTSASYRSSPFQHLLVAN, encoded by the exons ATGCATATCGAGGTTAGCGTAGCGTTGAACTTTGTGATCTCGTACCTGTACAACAAATTGCCTAGACGGCGAGTAAACATATTTGGCGAAGAGCTGGAAAAATGCCTAACGGAAAAATTCGCTGGACACTGGTACCCTGAGAAACCGTACCGCGGCTCGGCGTACCGGTGCATCAAAACGGGATCACCGATCGACCCGGTGTTCGAGAAGGCGTCCCGTGAAAGCGGCGTGGCCATTCAAGACATCCTGGAGAACCTGCCGCAAGATCTGGCAGTGTGGGTGGACCCCGGCGAAGTCAGTTACCGCATCGGTGAGAAGGGAGCCGTGAAGATCTTGTACAACGAGAACAGCGGTGGCCTACAATTCGATACCCACGACGACCGGACTGCCGATAGAGAG GTCGTCAAAACGTTCAACCCCGAAGCACAATGTTTCCGGCCCATCGATTCGGTAGCGTCCAGCTTAAGTTCTCTGAGCATTTCTCCACCGGACAAGTGCTCGGTTGGTTCACCAACGCTTGGTAGTGGTTCCAACAACTCGTCGCCGACTCATCATAACCACCttcaccaccaccaccaacaCCATTCTCACCACCAGCAACAACAAACACAGTTACAACAGCCACAGCACAATCCACTGTTGTTTGGCAAATCGTGTGGCGGTGGTGgcggcagcagcagcagcagcagtagtagcagcagcagcagtagcagcagcagcagcactGCAAGCAATGGCAACAGTCAGCAATCGTcgcagcaacagcagcaacagcagcagcagcagcagccaCGAAGCCCAAACGGTAGTGGATCGACAGTTGCGGTCGCTGCTGGTGGTGCTTACGTGCCGTGCCGACAGCCGTCTGTGCCGTTGACGTTCACTACTGCCTCGTTTGCACAGACCAAGTTCGGCAGCACCAAACTCAAGTCCAACAACAAGCGAGCTAACAGGTTTCTGATGACTGATTTCATAGAAAA GATGTCACCGACCGAGTTTGCCAACTACATTAAGCAACGGGCGGCTATGCAGCAACAACAAATTGTGGTCGGTAGCGGTGGTCTGCAGCAACAACAGCAACGTCCGGTGTCACCGGTACAGCAACACCACCGTGGCCAAAACGGCGACGCGGCTTCCAACTACTTTTTCCAGCATCAACAGTACAATAATAACCACCAAGGCGGCGGCAGTGCCGGTTACCAAAGACCGCGGCAGTCCAACGGTTATCACCGGAACAGTGGCAACATGGTCACCGCGGATTACGCGCCACCACAGTTGCAGTTTGCCAACGGCGGCTCAAGCGGTTGGCAGAACTTCGGTGGCGATTTCGGACCACAGCACTTCGGTGGCTCACCTATGGGCCCGTTGTCACCGGCCAATTATGGAACGGGACAACAAATGCAGTCCGCCGCGACTCCGATGCATCAGCAACAtcaacaacagcaacagcagcaacagcaaAAGATGCAGGATAACTACAACGCCATGGGATTGGGATCGTCAACGTCGGCATCGTACAGGTCCAGTCCTTTCCAACATTTGTTGGTGGCCAACTGA
- the LOC114126942 gene encoding uncharacterized protein LOC114126942, translating to MEPILPIISTIVLSPERMCRICLTTKQTESPFVDVLDPRYPHLAGLVKQFYGVEIKHNDVHRGKSTKLCGSCRSNIKRWQDLVFNARKCQFVVEFLADKVEESQHNVSKKRKQTQSKTRKRKGSPILEIQFPSISNDLIQSPTESIDSIQQSTSTEIIPFPPASTSTEIIPYVSTSTEIIPSTEDPQLWHTMVNEITGNSFPSEMSTSQAYNAEYAEYSVCVFCIYQYIEISRNMYNKYIKLCPKHSKPYTCLIDDCYTVFPNKGVFMEHYSAHLNIRNTDSLCRKCMLVLTSPSSTTSNHTHQTLSDFFKCCSEKFPTMHKFVVHKLMKHDTFVISAHNRSPISNKLYPFVMSPPKCKIEPIDAKDDVLLTTTVVQNEVNEGGERESSYKCKICSLLCFTLNEYVEHCKRKHNKQLTLKESGIQLCPLCDIDFLCYNFVEHVEKCTNTMKVGDKKLNHFGCVYCKVVFTKVSASIFRKHVLFCRTFKVKCINNIAYKSCINCNFQTTDDNSAVSHANNECIYFQMKMKFAIGPGEKQKVMDRMNLLEEYSKELGNKNCTDNEIILPSTSKVICDSRRRRMLKWYNYYCFNCHNAFFDKHIFYYHLNGPQSVCRPSSLIYCTRCVNDFYCEKDYTLHLPNMPKAAPLVSIKPEIKSEEIDPSYYIEDIIMDSSVVFPNQSDDEDDDIKVFDMNGIRPFQEQTITINDIRSNAQFQEQEVSNYDNTDQEMEFNSNDEYMQCVVEEKPDLNQIMIDNNIQ from the exons ATGGAACCCATACTACCCATCATCAGTACGATCGTCCTCAGCCCGGAAAGAATGTGCCGCATTTGCCTAACCACAAAGCAGACGGAATCGCCGTTCGTCGACGTGTTGGATCCGAGATATCCCCATCTTGCTGGACTCGTCAAGCAATTTTATGGAGTGGAA attaaacaCAATGATGTTCATAGAGGCAAATCTACTAAGCTATGTGGAAGTTGCAGGAGCAATATAAAAAGATGGCAAGACCTTGTCTTTAATGCTCGAAAGTGTCAATTTGTAGTGGAGTTTTTAGCTGATAAG GTTGAAGAAAGTCAAcataatgtttcaaaaaaaaggaAGCAAACACAATCAAAAACCAGGAAAAGAAAAGGATCGCCAATACTTGAAATTCAATTCCCATCTATATCCAATGACTTGATTCAATCGCCAACAGAATCTATTGATTCTATTCAACAGTCTACATCAACAGAAATTATTCCATTTCCACCAGCATCAACATCAACAGAAATTATTCCATATGTATCAACGTCAACAGAAATTATTCCATCAACAGAAGATCCACAATTGTGGCATACAATGGTAAATGAAATTACAGGTAATTCATTTCCATCAGAAATGTCCACATCTCAAGCTTATAATGCAGAATATGCAGAATATTCTGTTTGTGTATTTTGCATTTACCAGTACATTGAAATATCacgaaatatgtataataaatatataaagttatgtCCAAAACATTCGAAACCTTATACTTGTTTAATTGATGATTGCTACACCGTATTTCCCAATAAAGGGGTTTTTATGGAACATTATAGTGCTCATTTGAACATCAGAAATACAGATAGTTTGTGTCGTAAATGCATGCTTGTCTTAACTTCTCCGAGTTCAACTACGTCAAATCATACTCACCAAACATTATCAGACTTCTTCAAGTGCTGTTCAGAAAAATTTCCAACTATGCATAAGTTTGTTGTTCATAAACTAATGAAACATGATACATTTGTGATCTCAGCTCACAACCGATCacctatttcaaataaattatatccatTTGTTATGTCTCCACCAAAATGCAAAATTGAACCGATTGATGCAAAAGATGATGTTCTTTTAACTACAACAGTAGTACAAAATGAGGTAAATGAAGGAGGAGAACGTGAAAGTAGTTATAAGTGTAAAATTTGTTCCTTACTTTGTTTTACTTTGAATGAATATGTTGAACATTGTAAGAggaaacataataaacaattaacattaaaagaaTCAGGAATACAATTATGCCCTTTGTGTGATATAGATTTTTTGTGCTATAACTTTGTTGAACATGTTGAAAAATGCACAAATACTATGAAAGTTGGTGATAAGAAATTGAATCATTTTGGATGTGTTTATTGCAAAGTGGTTTTTACAAAGGTATCTGCTAGTATATTTCGCAAACATGTTCTATTTTGCAGGACATTTaaggtaaaatgtattaataacatagCTTATAAGagttgtataaattgtaatttccaAACTACTGATGATAATTCAGCTGTATCACATGCAAACAATGAGTGTATATACTtccaaatgaaaatgaaatttgcAATTGGTCCCGGTGAAAAACAGAAAGTTATGGATCGAATGAATCTTTTAGAAGAATATTCGAAAGAACTGGGGAATAAAAATTGCACAGacaatgaaataatacttCCTAGTACTTCAAAAGTAATATGTGATTCAAGGAGACGACGAATGCTCAAATggtataactattattgttttaattgccATAACGCTTTCtttgataaacatattttttattatcatttgaatGGGCCACAATCTGTTTGCCGACCTTCTTCATTAATCTATTGTACAAGATGTGTAAATGACTTTTATTGTGAAAAAGATTATACTCTACATTTGCCTAATATGCCTAAAGCAGCACCTTTGGTCTCAATAAAACCCGAGATAAAATCAGAAGAGATTGATCcaagttattatattgaagatattattatggataGCTCAGTAGTATTTCCTAATCAAAGTGATGATGAAGATGATGATATCAAAGTGTTTGATATGAATGGCATTAGACCTTTTCAAGAACaaacaattacaattaatgatataagAAGTAATGCTCAATTTCAAGAACAAGAAGTTtctaattatgataatactgATCAAGAAATGGAGTTTAACTCCAACGATGAGTATATGCAATGTGTAGTTGAAGAGAAACcggatttaaatcaaataatgatagataataatatacaataa